From Pungitius pungitius chromosome 9, fPunPun2.1, whole genome shotgun sequence, one genomic window encodes:
- the LOC134102895 gene encoding uncharacterized protein LOC134102895, with amino-acid sequence MKIYAFFCILSGLSVVQIKSLFIQGRVGQSVTISCSDWNVWTDVTKNVKYFCSSPCTEDQHIIIKAAYQESINKDRIKLFNKGKTLFAIFNNLQKSDSKTYYCGVDRHGLADAYIKVILNVLDAVSSSPRMTPKTITVVPTSSFAVTTSSTMSSNSSDVFTDTSTSHTTLNTTTPAAPAQGSVSSVLYWVVGVTGVLVVVTMLMVSLKLVKKTMKQQSNVVSGADAANKDAQEVLMESTNNGPITPDKEEGQSTSPI; translated from the exons ATGAAAATCTATGCTTTCTTTTGCATTCTTTCAG GTCTGAGTGTTGTGCAGATTAAGTCTCTGTTCATACAGGGTCGTGTTGGTCAAAGTGTGACAATCAGCTGCTCAGACTGGAACGTTTGGACTGATGTAACAAAGAATGTCAAGTACTTTTGTTCCAGTCCATGCACGGAGGACCaacacatcatcatcaaagcAGCATATCAAGAAAGTATAAATAAAGATAGAATAAAGTTatttaacaaaggaaaaacCTTGTTTGCAATCTTCAATAATCTCCAAAAGTCAGACTCCAAAACATACTACTGTGGAGTGGATAGACATGGTTTAGCAGACGCTTATATAAAGGTGATTCTTAATGTCCTGGATG CTGTGTCCTCCAGTCCCAGAATGACTCCAAAAACTATCACTGttgttcccacctcctcattTGCAGTCACAACGAGCTCCACGATGTCTTCTAACAGCTCAGATGTTTTTACTGATACGTCTACGTCACACACCACCCTCAATACAACTacacctgctgcaccagcaCAAGGATCTGTTA GCTCTGTTCTGTATTGGGTTGTAGGTGTTACAGGTGTTCTTGTTGTAGTTACCATGCTGATGGTCTCACTCAAGCTGGTGAAGAAGACGATGAAACAACAATCGA ATGTTGTGTCAGGTGCTGATGCAGCAAACAAAGACGCACAAGAG GTCCTGATGGAGTCTACCAATAACGGCCCCATAACACCCGACAAAGAGGAGGGACAGTCTACGTCCCCTATTTGA